One Candidatus Hinthialibacter antarcticus genomic window carries:
- a CDS encoding GNAT family N-acetyltransferase: MTDFIIRIATPDDVDAIHDMILELAEYEKLLDIVDATADDLRSALFGDRPVIEAFYAECEGKPAGYAIFFHNYSTFVGRPGIYLEDLYVRPENRGMGIGTKFLARLAQLAQERNCGRVEWCVLDWNTPSIEFYKNLGAKMMDEWNICRLNKDAIAKIASM; this comes from the coding sequence ATGACCGATTTTATTATTCGTATTGCCACGCCGGACGATGTAGACGCCATCCATGACATGATTCTTGAATTGGCCGAGTATGAAAAATTACTCGACATCGTTGACGCCACGGCGGACGATTTGCGCAGCGCGTTGTTTGGAGACCGCCCCGTCATCGAGGCGTTCTATGCGGAATGCGAAGGCAAACCAGCGGGCTATGCAATTTTCTTTCACAACTATTCGACTTTTGTCGGTCGCCCTGGAATCTATTTGGAAGATTTATACGTTCGCCCTGAAAATCGCGGCATGGGAATCGGCACAAAATTCCTGGCCCGTCTCGCCCAACTGGCGCAAGAACGCAACTGCGGACGCGTCGAATGGTGCGTGCTCGATTGGAACACACCGTCGATTGAGTTCTATAAAAACCTGGGCGCGAAGATGATGGACGAGTGGAACATCTGCCGCCTCAATAAAGACGCCATCGCCAAAATCGCGAGCATGTGA